The following proteins are encoded in a genomic region of Bacillus sp. FJAT-22090:
- a CDS encoding HAD family hydrolase, with protein MIKAIIFDLDGTLLNRDESVRNFIDDQYERFKKWVGDIPKDTYTKRFIELDCSGYVWKDKVYQQLVSELEIEGIDWQYLLQDYISQFPNHCVPFPNVLSMLEKLQKNNLVLGMITNGFGDFQMNNLKALGIEKYFKAILVSEWEGIKKPDPEIFERALKKLQVNPNESIFVGDHPENDVIASRNVGMISIWKKDYQWDTFVTELYVNDLAELPSIIEEVRTNLCKGK; from the coding sequence ATGATTAAGGCAATCATTTTTGATCTTGATGGAACGTTGTTAAACCGTGATGAATCAGTAAGGAATTTTATTGACGATCAATACGAGCGGTTTAAAAAATGGGTAGGCGATATTCCAAAAGATACATATACGAAAAGATTTATTGAGTTAGATTGCAGTGGTTATGTATGGAAAGATAAGGTCTATCAACAATTAGTGAGTGAGCTAGAGATAGAGGGAATTGACTGGCAGTACTTATTACAAGATTATATTTCTCAATTTCCGAATCATTGTGTTCCATTTCCTAATGTATTAAGCATGCTGGAAAAACTCCAAAAAAATAATTTAGTTTTAGGAATGATTACGAATGGATTTGGGGACTTTCAGATGAATAATTTGAAGGCATTGGGCATAGAAAAGTATTTCAAGGCTATCCTCGTGTCTGAATGGGAAGGAATTAAAAAACCAGATCCAGAGATATTTGAAAGAGCATTAAAAAAACTCCAAGTAAATCCGAACGAAAGTATATTTGTTGGTGACCATCCGGAAAATGATGTCATAGCATCTAGAAACGTTGGTATGATTAGCATTTGGAAGAAAGACTATCAATGGGATACATTTGTAACAGAACTATATGTAAATGATTTAGCTGAACTTCCTTCTATTATTGAAGAGGTAAGAACAAATCTATGTAAAGGAAAATAA
- a CDS encoding YqkE family protein — protein MAKKKQRQPVKPAVQKEEGNGLFDQLSSDVLAKLKETKKQLVAEEQEKEEERQAMLAFEKKQREKNKSFAELLDEYGDSGSKF, from the coding sequence TTGGCAAAGAAAAAACAAAGACAGCCTGTTAAGCCAGCTGTTCAAAAAGAAGAAGGAAATGGTTTGTTTGATCAACTTTCCTCTGATGTGCTTGCTAAACTAAAAGAAACAAAGAAACAATTAGTGGCAGAAGAGCAAGAAAAAGAGGAAGAACGACAAGCAATGCTTGCATTTGAAAAAAAGCAAAGAGAGAAGAACAAATCATTTGCAGAATTACTAGATGAGTATGGGGACAGCGGTTCAAAGTTTTAA
- a CDS encoding acetyl-CoA C-acetyltransferase: MTNEVVIVSAVRTAIGSFQGALKDIPATKLGAIVIEKALEKAGIAKDSVDEVIMGNVLQAGLGQNPARQASIQAGLPVAVSALTINKVCGSGLKAIHLASQAIIAGDADIIVAGGMENMSQAPYLLKNARDGFRMGDQKVVDSMISDGLWCAFNDYHMGITAENLCDQFNITREEQDSFSARSQARAAKAIEEGKFVDEIVPVEIPQRKGDSIIFDTDEYPKKGSTQEKLSTLRPAFKKDGSVTAGNASGINDGAAAVVVMSKAKADELGIKPLATIVANASAGVDPSVMGIGPVEAVKKVLKKSNLSLADIDLIEANEAFAAQSIAVDRELSFDHDKLNVNGGAIALGHPIGASGARIFVSLLHEMEKKDAKTGLATLCIGGGQGVATIIKR; this comes from the coding sequence GTGACAAACGAAGTAGTTATTGTAAGTGCTGTTAGGACAGCAATCGGATCTTTCCAAGGGGCACTGAAAGATATACCTGCAACAAAATTAGGTGCTATTGTTATTGAAAAAGCGTTAGAAAAAGCAGGGATCGCTAAGGATTCTGTAGATGAAGTTATTATGGGAAATGTCCTGCAAGCGGGCTTAGGACAAAATCCAGCAAGACAAGCTTCGATTCAAGCAGGATTACCAGTTGCTGTTTCAGCATTAACAATAAACAAAGTATGCGGTTCAGGTCTTAAAGCAATCCATCTTGCATCTCAAGCTATTATCGCAGGAGATGCAGATATAATAGTAGCAGGTGGAATGGAAAATATGAGCCAAGCTCCTTATCTATTAAAAAATGCTAGAGATGGTTTCCGAATGGGAGATCAAAAAGTCGTAGACAGTATGATTTCTGATGGTTTGTGGTGTGCGTTTAACGATTATCATATGGGGATAACAGCTGAAAATCTTTGTGACCAATTCAATATTACAAGAGAAGAGCAAGATTCATTTTCCGCACGTTCCCAAGCTCGTGCAGCAAAAGCAATTGAAGAGGGAAAATTTGTGGATGAGATTGTTCCAGTAGAAATTCCTCAACGAAAAGGAGATTCAATCATATTTGATACCGATGAATATCCGAAAAAAGGGTCCACTCAAGAAAAATTAAGTACTTTACGCCCAGCTTTTAAAAAGGATGGTTCTGTAACGGCAGGAAATGCTTCCGGAATAAATGATGGTGCAGCAGCGGTAGTTGTTATGTCTAAAGCAAAAGCAGACGAATTGGGCATAAAACCATTAGCTACGATTGTTGCAAATGCATCTGCTGGGGTAGATCCAAGTGTTATGGGTATTGGTCCAGTGGAAGCAGTGAAAAAGGTTCTAAAAAAATCCAACCTTTCACTAGCGGATATCGATTTAATTGAAGCAAATGAAGCCTTTGCTGCGCAGTCGATTGCTGTAGATAGAGAGCTTTCATTTGATCATGATAAACTAAACGTTAATGGTGGTGCTATTGCTTTAGGCCATCCAATCGGAGCAAGTGGAGCAAGAATTTTTGTTTCTTTACTTCATGAAATGGAGAAAAAGGATGCAAAAACTGGATTAGCGACACTTTGTATCGGTGGAGGACAAGGGGTAGCTACAATTATTAAGCGTTAA